From one Rattus norvegicus strain BN/NHsdMcwi chromosome 7, GRCr8, whole genome shotgun sequence genomic stretch:
- the Or1i2 gene encoding olfactory receptor Olr1087 translates to MASENQTAVSEFHLMGLSEDPGLQTVLFGLFLSMYLVTVFGNLLIILAIISDCHLHTPMYFFLCNLSLVDIFFCSTTVPKMLVNIQTHSRAIPFAGCLIQMYAFHLFGTIDSFLLAAMAIDRLVAIAYPLRYSVLMNPRVCALLVGGTWAITNLQSLVHTCLMARLTFCAGLEIPHFFCDLMPLLKLSCSDTHINELVIFAFGIVMGLSPLSCILLSYICIFRAVLRIPSAQGKWKAFSTCGSHLTVVSLFYGTIFTGYLLPASPSSSQKDKAAALMFGVVIPTLNPFIYSLRNKDMKAALRKLRSKAVSFQS, encoded by the coding sequence ATGGCATCAGAAAACCAAACAGCAGTCTCAGAATTTCACCTCATGGGactctcagaggacccaggcttgcaGACCGTCCTCTTTGGACTGTTCCTGTCCATGTATCTGGTCACCGTCTTTGGAAACCTGCTCATCATCCTAGCCATCATATCAGACTGTCAcctgcacacacccatgtacttcttcctctgcAACCTGTCCCTGGTTGACATCTTCTTCTGCTCCACTACTGTCCCCAAGATGCTAGTGAACATCCAGACCCACAGCAGAGCTATCCCTTTTGCAGGCTGTCTTATCCAAATGTATGCCTTTCACCTCTTTGGGACCATAGACAGCTTCCTCCTGGCAGCGATGGCCATTGACCGGCTGGTGGCCATTGCCTACCCACTCCGCTACTCAGTGCTCATGAACCCACGTGTCTGTGCACTACTGGTGGGCGGCACATGGGCCATTACTAATCTCCAGTCCTTGGTACACACTTGTCTCATGGCCCGACTGACCTTCTGTGCGGGATTAGAAATCCCACACTTCTTCTGTGACCTTATGCCCCTCCTGAAACTCTcctgctcagacacacacatcaatGAGCTGGTGATCTTTGCTTTTGGAATCGTCATGGGCCTCAGCCCATTGTCCTGCATCCTGCTCTCCTACATCTGCATCTTCAGGGCAGTCCTCCGGATCCCTTCTGCCCAGGGCAAGTGGAAAGCTTTCTCGACTTGTGGTTCACACCTCACTGTGGTGTCGCTGTTCTATGGGACCATCTTTACTGGATACTTACTGCCAGCATCCCCTAGCTCCTCTCAGAAAGACAAGGCGGCTGCATTAATGTTCGGGGTGGTTATCCCTACACTGAACCCCTTTATCTATAGCCTAAGGAACAAGGACATGAAGGCAGCCCTGAGGAAGCTTCGCAGCAAAGCGGTCTCATTTCAGTCCTAG